The region tttctaataaaaaaatttgaatttattcACATTATAGATGAAAtatacccaacaacttaagtttCTTGTACAATTAGTTCATGACATAACTATAACTTGTATCTGAGATATTTTACCTTAGTTATTGGTAATTTCCATTAATTAGCATAATTATTGGAAACTTATTAGGTGATAGAGTCTACATTTTTATCTATTTCATGTCTTATTATTTGTAACGCCAGTAAAATTGTGTCATGTCATTTAAAAGTCATCCATGTGAGGTTATAATAATTGTATTCATTAACTTTTTTCAATTGACAATTTGACATAACCTTTTCTAATTGACATGACACACAATTTTATCGATGGGACGAGAAATGAGACACTGGAAAATTTCAATCCACAATAATAtgtagcaatttagtctcaatTTACCTTCCTCAACCCTGCAGCAAGCTTTGGGTGCATGGTAGGGTCAACCTCAGTGGTCTTGCTGAAGTTGAAGATCCTGTTGCTGAATTCCTTGCAGTGAGTGAAACCAATGGTGTGTGCACCAGTGAGAGCCACCATCTCTTTGATAGTCAAACCCTTTGAGGTGAACTTTTCGATGATCTGATCCATGTTCATGTACTGGTTTGGAAGATTTGATTCAATTCTTGAACCATCAGAGATAAGGCTATCCTTCCTCCCAAGCCTCACATTGTAATAGGGTCCACCCACCATTTTCACAAGGTCCCTTGTGGCCTGAGCTATAATGTCAGAGCAGGACACAACACCAGGGCATGCTAGCTCCAGAGCATTCTTGATTTTCTGGATAATGTCGAAGGCGTCACCGGAGAGGGAGAGGTTAGACTCAGAGTCTCTCTCTGCATGGGGGTTGTAGGCGGTGGAGGTGACGAGAAGGGAAGCGTCACAGCCGCCGGAGATACAGTCATGGAAGAAGAGGCGGAGGATGCCAGGGGCGGTGGTGGGGCTGGTGCTTTGTTTGTTGAAGACTTGTTCAGTGACGATTCTGTTGAAGTCAGGGCATGTTTTCTTGTAGTAGTCCACGTTGAGCTTGGCGGAGGAGAAAGGGAtggagaggaagaggaggaagaggattgGTAAAGGGAAAGGGGAAGCCATGATGGAAATTGAAGGGaaggaaaatagaaaaaaatgacTCACTACTCTCACAAAGAGAAGGGTCAAGAGGGAAGAAGAGACCTGTTTATGATCTTCCTCTCTTGGGTTGGctttggaaagaaaatgagaacaCCTTTGGGATGGATAAGAGGGGAATGCATAAGAAGATTGCTAAGTTTGGAGGGAAAATGGGAGGAAATGGTGTGGAAGGGAGGGGTTTAAGGAGCtttttttgttatgtttttgtGACTTCAAATTTCAATTCATTGGTTGGTTTTATGGTGTGTGCTATTTTTGCATGTTCAATTTGgttcttttctcttttgcttGGTCAATGGAGTTCTTTTGCATGCTATTTTTGGAATCTCAAGCTCAAATTGAAATCATGAAGGCAAGGATTCATTGTTGAAACAGGGAAGAGTGAGTGTCATGAATTCAGGGGAATTTCTGGTTTGTCTTGGTGTTTATTATTACAACCTGGTTATTGAACGTAGAATGCGCTTGTCCAAAAAATCCCAACAATGAGGAGGGATATTTATTATATGAGGAGGGCATTGAAATTTCCTAATGAGTAGATCAAATGTATAATAGtaattcataaaatatttatatatgctTTTTTATATGAGATGAAGATTAAAACATGATTTAATTTGAGCTTTTATATATGATGACAGTAATAATGAAGTCTTATTTCATTTGTGTACCAAAAAAGTTTTTGTTCCATTTGACAGTGTGACATGTTGATAACTAATGAAGTGTGACATGTTGATAACTAATGACTAGAATTTGAAAAGAAAGTCAAGTTACCGACCGTTAAGTTCGTCCGTATGATGCTAGTAATTTCAAATTACGGTAGTTTTGGTCATTGTGTTGATAACTTTTccataacaaaaaaattaccgATGACCGAGTTCTTCGATAAAAGTTTGGTtgacacttcattttcacccacGAGAGATAGAaatatgagagaaaaaaaaatgatatgtgATATGATAGTAAAAGAGGAGGGAATTAAAAAGAGAAATTAGGTTGAAATCAAATGAAAGAGAAGATGATATTATATGAATCGAAACATTTAATAAATCATATTAAGATTGGGAAAAGTATAAATTTCATTGAGTTGTTTCAAGATTTCTttgaaatttcacaaaaaaacaATGACAATTTCTTTCAACTAACAACACCCAATTTGTCCGACTCATATCtcaattttagttttaattttatttaaaaataataattagttaGTTAAGATACAAATAGAAAAGTTGAAGTCattgggagattgttgttcgAATCATTCGATACATAAAAGGGTTATCTGGAAAATGACTTGTTGATATTGATATAGCACATACTAGTATTATTATTTAGATGCACATTATATGTAGAAATCTCATCTCCTAGAAGAACAAGAAGCAAAGTGTTGTTGCTAGATCAAGCCTTGCAGTTGAGTATCATGTCATGTCACATGCAACATGTGAGCTCTTGTGGTTGAAGCACTTACTTGAAGAGTTTAACTTTTGCGCGATTGGTCTTATGGAGTTAGTATGTTACAACCACTTAACTTTACATCTTTTTTCTAATCCGTTTTTTACGAAAGAACGAGACATATAGAAATTTGTTGTAATTTTATTAGATAAAAGATTCTTTATTACACTATCAAAACTTCTTCTATTTGCTCTAAAGACCGGTGACCAATCAATTGAAATTTTTACTAAATTTTTGTAAGGTTCTaggaaataaaatatatacatgTGACAAGCTGAATGCATACAAATTATATTCTATAGTGTGCGCGTAAATATAGATTAcatatatttttgtattttttaaacgtatatttcattttttttactttaattatatagatatttcttttttgaaagcaattatatagataaattactttatcctcttgtaaccaaaaaattaCTTTATCCTCTCTTTATTTTAGGCGATTGCTATCATAAACTATGACTATGTTTGACACGTTTAGCTGAAAAACTAGCTGATAGTTGAAAAACTAACTCATAGCTGAAagttgataagctagctgaaagccgaaaagctacgtaattgtaacaaaagtgtttggtaaaactagctgttgaacaagctgaaattgtaaaatgacataaaatgacatacttgtataattatttttatatttaacattactttattttcacattaatacctataggatattaatattaaaattattataactttaaatattttaatttgactcaatttatttatcatcttttttttttgatcaaaatttatttatcatcttaaaaataggtTTTCCGaaggaacaaaaaaaatcatcttaaaaatataatattaatttttacttattttattttaacaatAATACCTATAtgtgaaattttaataaaataataaggataaaaatgacaataaattcaataagctataagctacctcagATAGCTTATaacttaaagctttaagctactgaaataagctcctttaccaaacacttttatagagcttttaagctagtcaaataagctttaagctaatcaaataagctataagctagctgaaatggcatgtttagctgataagctagctgaaagctgaaagcttataagctagctgatagctgaaagctgataagctagctgaaaactgatagctgaaagctgaaaagctacgtgattgaaacaaaagtgtttggtaaaactaacggttaaacaagctgaaattataaaatgacataaaaggacatacttatataattatttttatatttaacattactttattttcacattaataccaatatgatattaatattaaaattattatcactttaaatatttttattaactccagttatttatcatcttaaaaatataatattaatttttatttatttttattaatataatatttataatacttgtggtgcgcagcggtgtggcgggaactgcatacataagtgtgaggggaaaataagtttaatgtttttataaatatataagggtaatggtagaattttaataaaataataaggataaaaatgagaataaatttaataagctgtAAGCTatctgagatagcttatagcttaaagctttaagctactaaaataagctccttcaccaaacacttttgaagagcttttaagctagtcaaataagctataagctagctgaaatgacatgtcaaacatagccatGTCAACAAATCCGCGAGCTTCTCCGTCGTAGCTGGCATGCCTCAGCACGTGGTATTCCTAGGGAGCGTAACATGGTAGCAGACGCTTTAGCCAAGTATGCGTGAGTGTGGAGATTGCCTTCGGCGTTTGTAGTGTCCTTGCTTTGCTAGAACTGTTAGATTAGTTTGTTAGTTGTTTATTTTCCATttgtaaaagaaaaaactatgaaattactcGTGTATATTTATATTGTACTCAATAAGCACTTTATTTAAGTGATTTTACTGACATCACAGATTAATAAAACGTTTTTTCCGTTGTGTTGTGCACTTGTGCTCGTGTCTGAACTCCAAAGCAACACTCTCTACGTATCGATTGGGATCTCGACGGTGGCTCCCGATCCGCCACCGTCCGATCTTCTCCTCCTCCGCTTCAGCCGCCGCCGTTCCGAGATCTGAattcaatctctctctctctctctctcataacAGGTTCCAATGCTAATCACTCCCTTTCACTCTCTTCACATTCAATACCAATACCTTCAATCTCTATATGCGCCAATTTCCAATTTCCATCTCTGTAGTGTAGTCCTCTTGAATGTAACATGAACAGATTTGAAATTAGGGATAATTTTTCAATCGATCTCGATTTGCAATTTCATATAAGCATTTCCAGAAAATCACGTCACTCTGTGAATTGTAGTAGAGTTTATGCTTGGAAAATTTTTGAGGGTTTCTTATGATTTTCTTGTTAGTGTAGACTGTGGAGTAATGCCATACATTAAGCATGCTAAATGAATTTGTAGTTGCAGAGTTAACATTTTTTGTCTTGATTTCCTGAGTTTCATGATTTTTCTGATTAAGTTCCTCAAATTGGATCCAGTATATTGGACTATTGGCACTTTTGAGATGCTCTGCTTGTTTATGTTAGTTATCTTGTAACCTGAAGTGATGATTAACGCGATTTTATACAGTTCTTCGTCGACCGAAGGAGAATTAGAGACATGGAAATCAACAATTGGCATAAGGAGCTTACCTATGATAATTGGGTACCTGTCGCTGTATCCGGTGCACGCCCACCTGCTCGCTACAAGGTTTTTCTTTGGTGTCTGACCCTTTTCCTTATTTTTGTTAGAGGATGGTAGAAAAGTAAAAGGAAGACAATGCAAGACCTTTTTaacaaagaaaggaaaataattTATGATTCGGTCTTGTTACGAGTTATTTTGCTTTTGATCCTCTGTTATTATTGGTATATTAACGGAACTCCTTCCTTATGCTTGGGCTAGATAtttatttagttatttttacttttattgcaGCATGCTGCAGCAGTAGTTGATGAGAAATTGTACATTGCTGGTGGGAGTCGTAACGGTCGGAACTTATCTGATGTTCAGGTATTGGGTGTGCTCAGATGCGTCTAAATCTTGGTATATTTGTAATCTGTATTCTGAAATGGTTAATATGATTGAGCTGTTTGCAGGTGCTTGACTTCAGAAGTTTGACATGGTCTTCTCTGCGACTAAAAGCAAATGATGGAAAAGATGATGACATCTCACAGGAAATTCTTCCAGGCATTTCTGGTCACAACATGGTAAAATTTTGTAATACACAACTCTCTGCATGTGCATATATATTGTGGTTTGCAATCTTACTTTCTTCGGTTTGGCAATTGATGAACCTTGAGATTTGGTAACCATCTGGAAATTTGATTTGTTCTGATAGAGACTTGGAAATTTCTGCAGATTAGGTGGCGGGAGAAACTACTACTTCTTGGTGGCAGTTCAAGGGATTCTTCTGATACATTAACAGGTTGGTATTTGTacaatgtttttcaaaattgggttttttttttataagtgcCTGATTTATTTCTTATCCGTGTATAGCATATTATAACATGGTTTGTTACATAGGCAACTCACACAATGTTCGCTGGACTTCTTGCAGTTCGTTACATTGACATTGAAAGAAGCCAGGTTGGAGTTATCAAGACCTCTGGAAGTGTCCCTGTAAGTGTTGACTGTTGATTGATTTACTGTCTGAAGTTCTGTCCGTGGGTGTAAATTTTTGTTTGGTTACGGTCTTAAATATCCTATTTTAAATGGTTTTAATGTAAATTTGGTTTTTCATGGAGGCAAATTGTGTCTTTGATCCATGTAGCTAACTGCTATACTGTGATAACGGTTGGTTGATGCTGTTGTTTTATCTTCTTTACAatgctttttgcttttctttttgaattataTTGGATATTCAATTTGAGAAGAATGTCTTCTTAATATCTACATATGCAATGTGGGAGGCACTTTAGTTTTGGTTAAATAGATATTTGagtgtttttaatttatttttccagGTAGCCCGTGTGGGACAGTCTGCAACACTGGTTGGTTCTAGAGTGATATTGTTTGGTGGAGAAGATATGGGCAGGAAACTGTTGAATGATGTCCATGTTCTTGATCTCGAAAGTATGACTTGGGATATGATTAAAACTACGTAAGTAATATCTATTTTACactttcagaaaatattttttcatgccTTAGAGATATTCCTTGTGACCATACCATTTTTGTGCATTTTGATAGGCAGACACCTCCAGCTCCTAGATACGATCATGCAGCTGCTATGCATGGAGAGCGGTACCTTCTGGTTTTTGGTGGTTGCTCTCATTCTGTCTTCTTCAATGATCTTCATTTATTAGACTTGCAAACAGTAAGTGAATATTAGTTCCAATTTTTTTTCACATGATTGATTAAATCAAAGTATTAATAAGCTTGTTTCTTCCATTCTGGGGTGATCAGATATTGCTGCATGTTAAGTGCACCGAAAAGTATTTTTGATATGATACTGTTAGTCTGCTTATTACCCAAGTTTACACTAGGAAGAAATAGAAGGACTGTAGTGACTTAAGGCATGTATGCATTGTCAGGAGATAGCGGCAAATGTTATTCCCTCTCTGATTGTAGAATCAGAGTAATCTAATTTCAGGGAAATAATATCTCTTGTGACAATGGGATGCCTATGTGACATTGAAAGAGAGTGAAAGTGAATGATGAATTTGAGAAGATTGGGTTGAAGGTGACGAGGGGAGGACTTGAAGGTACATGTGTGAATTGAGTGTAAAATTTGGGAAAGAGGCAGCAGACCCCTCAAAGAGTCTGTACTATCTATTTGGTTGACCACATAGATTGGTTGTCACATCCTATTCCCAAAAGGATGGGCAAGTTGGTTTGAGTCTTTATGAATCAGACATTCTTTTTCTCAGTTTTCTTGTTTATTTATTGGTGGTGGCTACTAAAACAGAGAGGAGAGTGAGACCATGAGAGGACCTTCTGTTATATAGACCTTTATTTATTAGTTATTACTGATACCATGGAATAAAAACGAACAACTTCAATCTTCCTTTGAAACTTCATATTTATTTCGAAATTATATTTCCCTATCCTGAAAATTGCTCAGTTTTTGGCCATTGATCTTCACGGTAGCTCTTTTCCCCCATTCTTACAATTTTAGCATCAACAATCTAATGATCTAATAATCTCATTTGGTTCAGATGGAGTGGTCTCAACCACAAACTCAAGGTGATTTAGTATCTCCCAGGGCTGGACATGCTGGCATCACTATTGATGAAAGCTGGTTCATAGTTGGTGGTGGAGATAATAAAAGTGGTATGTaagcattttttttcttaatttaaaagtAATAGTATTAGAGAAGTAGTGAAATTCAAATAAATGGAAGTTAAATACTCCTCAAATGGCAAAGTTAAGAGAAGAAAAGATATGTGGTAAGAAAAAAGAGAATCAATAATGTTGCATGGAAGTCCACTCAATATgcgtgttagaaataataaCTAGCTTCTAACTGCATTGAGTTTAGAACTAGCATGAAACCATAAACAAAATCGAACCTCAAAGCAAATTTTGGGAGAAAAGATTCCCTTAAGGATGTGGGCATTCTGCTTCAACTAAATATACCAGAGAACTACATAAACCATACTTAAAAAATATAGGCCTCCTGATTTTGATTAAAACCTTAAGTGAACCATTAAAAACTTCTTAAAAGTGGTTGGGGTAGGTAAATTTAATATTGGCTTCAATTATGCATACATTTTACTGTTTGTGCATGTCTGATGATTTTCAAAACACAGGTTGCCCTGAAACCCTGGTGTTAGACATGTCTAAGCTTGTTTGGTCAGTATTGGCTGTTGTGAAGCAAAAAGATCCACTTTCTAGTGAGGTAATTACTTGATACAATCTatctttttatattttgaatatATTTAGGCATGTTGGAGAGGATTGCATTTTCTCTATTCTAAGATATATTAGAGTTGACTGCCATACCAATGATCTATATTTTGAATATGACCATATATCTATTGGGTTTTGAGTCTATCGCAGGAAATTTCTTTTGCCTTTGATCAaggaatttgtttttttttgaatcttAAGTTTCTGTTGATTGGGATAAAGTTACATTTCTTTTGATGATAAAAGCTTGAGAGCCTATATAGAAAAAGAACGAAAGTGGGACCTTGACTTTTTTATAGGTTGCTAAGTAACTCAATCAAAATGGGTGGGGTTCTGTTTATATGTAATTAAATATGATAATATTTGTGAGCAATTGCTTGGACAATAAAAGTGCGATAATGATTAAGGCCCTGTTATATTAATGCACATTCTTTATATAATGATTTACATATGATGTACCcgtcaaaaaaaaagatttacaTATGATGTAAGTATTTATTGCTGATCAGGGTCTTAGTATCTGCTCAGCATGGATTGATGGAGAAAAGTATTTGTTAGCTTTTGGTGGCTACAATGGGAGGTATAGCAATGAGGTATGTAAGATTCTACATCTCAACAGTGGATACTTAAAATGCAAACGTGGATGAGtgaagatagaaataaaaataagaccAGAACAAAGATTTCTGGGAGAAACTTGGAGAGAATATTACATAAAATCGCCTGAGGTTGTTTGTTTATGTTAAAAGTAGACCAATGGAGGAGGCTTTAGTTAGTGTTATAGCATTCAGTATGTAACTTCAGTTGTAATTTAGTGTTAGTAATCAGTAGTATGTGACTGTGCGTAACTGCAGTAGTATGTAACTGTTAGAAACTGAAGCAGTTAAAATTTGATATTTAATATGAACAATGCCCAATAGCATCAATTATCCATCTAGGATCTAGTGAGATAAGGTTTGTTGTGTCAAACAAATTTACTGTCGAATTCAACTAAACTGATTTCTACCTGGCATTATGTATTGCAAATGGCATGTTATCACTGCATTCCAAATTTGTTAGTTTTACATCTTATAAATGCAAGTTTTAAACTAAAATTTTGGTGTACCATATAGTGGATCCTATGGCTGATGGCTGGGCCTCTTGTAAATTTAGGTTTTTGTTATGAGACCCAAGGCAAAGGACTTCTTGCGTCCCAAGATTTTCCAGTCACCAGCAGCCGCTGCAGCAGCAGCTTCTGTTTCTTCTGCTTACGCATTGTCTAAATCTGAGCAGTTGGATTTCATGCAACTAGATGATACAAACTCCAAGTCACCTATAAATGGTCTTCCTCAAGATGATGATATAGATAAAGTTGAAGCCATTAAAGAAGATAAAAGGTTATTAGAACTGTCAATTGCAGAAGCCAGGGCTGAAAATTCTAAGCTTGGAGGTCAGATAGACGAAGTAAATAATACTCACACTGAATTGACCAAGGTATGTATTATGGTTTTCCTGTGAAGTTGCACTATAATTTAATTGGTAACTGTAGttttcattgtgaaatatgtaTTTCAGGAACTCCAATCAGTCCAAACCCAACTTGCGGCTGAGAGGTCAAGATGCTTTACCCTGGAGGTTAAAATTCCTTAACACTTTCCTATTTTTGAAAGTATATTATGGCTTTATGGTGTTGTAGGATTTGAATATATTGATACTGTTTGTTTCCAGGCCAAAATTGCAGAACTCCAAAAGTTGCTGGAATCAATGCAGTCTGTGGAAGATCAGGTACAGGCTCTTCGGCAAAAGAATTCTGCTCTGGACCAGGAGCTTGCTGCAACTGCTCAGAGGCAGAATTCTGGTGGAGGTTGGCGATGGTTTGGTGGGAGtgagaaatgaaaatcatgaaGGAAACACCTGCTAAAGGTGATTTGGGAGTTGAGTCCGAGAAACCTCAACTTTCTTGCAAGCGGCAGACTGTTACAGAACTTTTGCGGTGTTTTTGTTGTGTGTTGAAATCGTAAGATGCTGAACTCCAATTTTGATGCACTGAAACTGTCATGTGTCAAGAGATGGGTacataagttttttttgttggtaTTTGTAATTCAAACTTTATACAGGTTTACATTTGTCTGATTCATTTCATGCTCATCTTTCCATTACATCCTATAGGATTTACTTTTATCTCATTCATTTGAGTGTATATTGATATCTTATGTTTAATTccatttcaatttaattaacCAGTACGTTCAATGGCTTGAGGAATTGGTTTTAAGCATGGTGGTATTATTTTGAGCACACCTATGTTATCATCCTATAGAATTATTTGATTTGGAGACATATGGAACTCCCGTTGCCTCTTTTCACTCACTGGGTAGTCCTTTATGTTGACACAAAATTCACGCATGCcacaaaaaaatcaaaaggaCATTGAGTTTCCGAGTTGAATTATGATCTCACTGTCTAGTGAGTGGGGAGTTGATTCTTTTCCTTTTGCCCAAATGCTTTTACACACCCAAGAGTTTAATGAAACATGGAATCTCTACTGACAAATTGAAACTCTAAGCTTGCATAAGTAAGTCTAGAACTAGCAACTTCAGCTATGCGTTCACATTCCACAGGAGCTGTAACCAATTTTCATGACAGTTGATGGGCACAAAAAGAAAAGTGGAAAAAGAAGCACTAAAATAGAAGGCCATTTTCCTAGTTCCAACTGAAGTAGGAggcctcttttttcttttcacttaTGAACGACTCTTCATTGACTAGAGACACAGGAAAACATTCAGGTGAACTAACACTTGAACCAAGGTTTATCATAACTTGGAGACAAGTTGATTTTTGTTTTGAGAAACAAGATTCTTGCGCAATATCTTTCCAGCAGTTGACCTTGGAATAGTGTCAATGAAACTCACCCTTCTCACTTTCTTATATGGAGCAACCTGTAAAATTATCGAGTTTAGTTTGAGTTTAAAGAAAGAGGCTAACTaaatgcatgtttggattagGGTTGTCAGAATCGGTTGtggataaaattaattttgataaaattgatAATGGTAAAAGTGAGCAGAAACGGGAGTGATTTATGTTAACACAATTTATTAAGTTCATTGCAGAAGCTAGGATTTGTAGCATCGCCCCCGAATCAATTTTGGAGCTAGAATCAATTGTGAAAACATCCAATATCCAAAACATGATTCCGACACTAGAGAATCAATTTTAGCACTACAAACGTGAATCCAAACATGCTCTAAAATGATCATGGAGAAGAGAGAAGGCAGGAGCTAAGAGTTACCTGGCCAGCAACAAATtgaatgacttggtcttctgaGAGTTCAGAACCAGCTGCTTTCACCACATATGCCATTGGTATCTGTCCagtttcttc is a window of Lotus japonicus ecotype B-129 chromosome 5, LjGifu_v1.2 DNA encoding:
- the LOC130721465 gene encoding peroxidase 6-like gives rise to the protein MASPFPLPILFLLFLSIPFSSAKLNVDYYKKTCPDFNRIVTEQVFNKQSTSPTTAPGILRLFFHDCISGGCDASLLVTSTAYNPHAERDSESNLSLSGDAFDIIQKIKNALELACPGVVSCSDIIAQATRDLVKMVGGPYYNVRLGRKDSLISDGSRIESNLPNQYMNMDQIIEKFTSKGLTIKEMVALTGAHTIGFTHCKEFSNRIFNFSKTTEVDPTMHPKLAAGLRKICQNYTHDPTMAAFNDVRSPGKFDNAFFQNVLKGVVLMSSDAILASDPRTRPIVELYAKDEQAFFHDFAKAMEKLSVHGVKTGKKGEVRSRCDQFNHIPASA
- the LOC130717700 gene encoding acyl-CoA-binding domain-containing protein 6, whose protein sequence is MEINNWHKELTYDNWVPVAVSGARPPARYKHAAAVVDEKLYIAGGSRNGRNLSDVQVLDFRSLTWSSLRLKANDGKDDDISQEILPGISGHNMIRWREKLLLLGGSSRDSSDTLTVRYIDIERSQVGVIKTSGSVPVARVGQSATLVGSRVILFGGEDMGRKLLNDVHVLDLESMTWDMIKTTQTPPAPRYDHAAAMHGERYLLVFGGCSHSVFFNDLHLLDLQTMEWSQPQTQGDLVSPRAGHAGITIDESWFIVGGGDNKSGCPETLVLDMSKLVWSVLAVVKQKDPLSSEGLSICSAWIDGEKYLLAFGGYNGRYSNEVFVMRPKAKDFLRPKIFQSPAAAAAAASVSSAYALSKSEQLDFMQLDDTNSKSPINGLPQDDDIDKVEAIKEDKRLLELSIAEARAENSKLGGQIDEVNNTHTELTKELQSVQTQLAAERSRCFTLEAKIAELQKLLESMQSVEDQVQALRQKNSALDQELAATAQRQNSGGGWRWFGGSEK